A stretch of the Capsicum annuum cultivar UCD-10X-F1 chromosome 8, UCD10Xv1.1, whole genome shotgun sequence genome encodes the following:
- the LOC107839169 gene encoding transcription factor MYB17, whose product MGRTPCCDKNGLTRGPWTPEEDEKLVEFINKNGHGSWRSLPKLAGLLRCGKSCRLRWRNYLRPDIKRGPFSPEEQKLVIQLHGILGNRWAAIASQLPGRTDNEIKNLWNTHLRKRLLSMGIDPQTHEHLSDPNGLVRRPATSSLARHLAQWESARLEAEARLSRESQFLVPSSVGRSETDYFLRIWNSEIGESFRKLKKGEKSACHSPASQASSCTKYGSASGITTEVEIGVAGSPVTGSNQNECMEWKIGQPYTEDFLQGADTCSSNAMDEDSSESALQLLLDFPSNNDMSFLGHSDSYSLYPFLSESY is encoded by the exons ATGGGGAGAACACCATGTTGTGATAAGAATGGTCTGACTAGAGGACCTTGGACACCTGAAGAAGATGAGAAGCTTGTTGAGTTTATCAACAAGAATGGTCACGGTAGCTGGCGTTCACTCCCTAAACTTGCAG GTCTTCTTCGTTGTGGGAAAAGTTGTCGTCTTAGATGGAGGAATTATCTAAGACCAGACATCAAACGAGGTCCTTTTAGCCCCGAAGAACAGAAGCTTGTCATACAGTTACATGGCATTCTTGGAAACAG ATGGGCTGCAATTGCTTCACAATTACCTGGGAGGACAGACAATGAGATAAAGAATCTATGGAATACTCACCTGAGAAAGCGTCTGCTTTCCATGGGCATAGATCCTCAGACTCATGAACACCTGTCTGACCCCAATGGACTGGTGAGAAGACCGGCTACATCATCTTTAGCTCGTCACTTGGCACAATGGGAAAGTGCTAGGCTCGAAGCTGAGGCTCGTCTGTCAAGAGAGTCTCAATTTTTGGTTCCGTCATCAGTTGGGAGGTCTGAGACCGACTATTTTTTGCGCATATGGAACTCAGAGATAGGAGAGTCATTTCGTAAAttgaagaaaggagaaaaaagcGCTTGTCACAGTCCAGCCTCTCAAGCATCTTCGTGTACAAAGTATGGATCAGCTTCAGGCATTACGACTGAGGTTGAGATCGGTGTTGCTGGTTCACCAGTGACAGGGAGCAACCAAAATGAATGTATGGAGTGGAAGATTGGCCAACCATATACTGAAGATTTCTTGCAAGGAGCAGACACCTGTAGCTCCAACGCCATGGATGAGGATTCATCCGAATCAGCATTGCAACTTCTTTTGGATTTCCCTAGTAACAATGACATGAGCTTTCTAGGACATAGTGATTCCTATAGCTTGTATCCCTTTTTGAGTGAAAGCTATTGA
- the LOC107839171 gene encoding DEAD-box ATP-dependent RNA helicase 8, giving the protein MNQRPRFQPPGMGGRGGGGSMHPNSNQNFQYRNPQQYMQRGPTPYQQQQQQQHFQNQLTQQQWLRRNQLPSTDSPVEEVEKTVQSEAVDQSSQDWKAGLKTPLPDTRYKTEDVTATKGNEFEDYFLKRELLMGIYEKGFERPSPIQEESIPIALTGSDILARAKNGTGKTAAFCIPALEKIDQDKNAIQVVILVPTRELALQTSQVCKELGKHLKIEVMVTTGGTSLKDDIMRLYQPVHLLVGTPGRILDLAKKGVCILKDCSMLVMDEADKLLSPEFQPSIEQLIHFLPANRQILMFSATFPVTVKDFRDRHLRKPYVINLMDELTLKGITQFYAFVEERQKVHCLNTLFSKLQINQSIIFCNSVNRVELLAKKITELGFSCFYIHAKMLQDHRNRVFHDFRNGACRNLVCTDLFTRGIDIQAVNVVINFDFPKNSETYLHRVGRSGRFGHLGLAVSLVTYEDRFNLYRIEQELGTEIKQIPPHIDQAIYCQ; this is encoded by the exons ATGAATCAGAGACCACGATTTCAACCGCCAGGCATGGGCGGCCGTGGCGGCGGCGGGAGTATGCATCCAAATAGTAACCAAAATTTTCAATACAgaaatcctcagcagtatatgcaGAGAGGTCCGACGCCCtatcagcagcagcagcagcagcagcattTTCAGAATCAGCTAACGCAGCAGCAGTGGCTTAGAAGAAACCAGTTGCCGTCTACTGATTCTCCCGTTGAAGAGGTTGAAAAGACTGTACAGTCCGAAGCCGTTGACCAGAG TTCACAAGATTGGAAGGCTGGGTTGAAGACACCACTACCTGATACTCGATACAAAACAGAG GATGTAACAGCAACTAAGGGAAATGAATTTGAAGACTACTTTCTCAAGCGTGAACTGCTTATGGGAATTTATGAAAAGGGATTTGAGAGACCATCGCCAATCCAGGAGGAGAGCATTCCAATTGCTCTAACTGGAAGTGACATTTTGGCTAGGGCCAAAAATGGAACTGGGAAGACTGCTGCCTTCTGCATTCCTGCTTTAGAGAAAATTGATCAAGACAAGAATGCGATTCAAG TTGTTATTCTCGTCCCAACTCGAGAATTGGCCCTCCAAACATCTCAGGTTTGTAAAGAACTCGGGAAGCACCTAAAAATTGAAGTCATGGTTACCACTGGAGGGACTAGCTTAAAGGACGACATCATGAGACTCTATCAGCCAGTTCATTTACTTGTTGGAACTCCTGGAAGAATTCTTGACCTTGCAAAAAAGGGGGTGTGCATTTTGAAAGATTGCTCCATGCTTGTCATGGATGAG GCTGATAAGCTTCTTTCACCAGAATTCCAACCTTCCATTGAGCAGCTGATCCATTTCTTACCTGCAAATCGCCAGATTTTGATGTTTTCTGCAACATTCCCTGTTACTGTCAAGGACTTTAGAGATAGACATCTGCGCAAGCCATATGTTATCAACCTCATGGATGAACTTACACTCAAGGGTATTACACAATTTTATGCTTTTGTTGAAGAAAGGCAGAAGGTTCACTGCCTTAACACTCTCTTCTCAAAG CTTCAAATTAACCAATCAATTATATTTTGCAACTCTGTAAATCGTGTGGAACTTCTTGCCAAGAAAATCACTGAGCTAGGCTTTTCATGCTTCTACATTCATGCTAAGATGCTTCAAGATCATAGGAACAGGGTGTTTCATGACTTCCGTAATGGTGCCTGCAGGAACCTTGTTTGTACTG ATTTGTTTACTAGAGGAATAGATATTCAAGCTGTCAACGTTGTTATCAATTTTGATTTCCCAAAGAACTCAGAAACGTACTTGCACAGG GTAGGACGGTCAGGGAGATTTGGACACCTTGGTTTAGCTGTTAGCCTGGTTACTTATGAGGATCGCTTCAATCT GTACAGAATTGAACAAGAACTAGGAACAGAGATCAAGCAAATTCCTCCACATATAGATCAAGCTATATATTGCCAGTGA